TTTTCACCAGTCTTCAAATGGCATGTACTGCCATAAATCACTAATAGTAGACAAAACTAAGTTTAAATAATCGTTATCCAGTATGTTATACAGGTTATTTCACGTAGATTTATAACTTTCAAGGAAATTTTCGACATGGCAGACACTGCCATGTGTATGCGCTATTTCATACGCAGTTTATTTCTCCGACAGTAAATATCTTCTTGAAGATGAAATACATAACAGAGTGCGATAAGCTTATTGTGCACtagatattaaaacaaaaatgataCACTGCccgatttttaataaataaaacgtaaaaataCACACCGGCATGGTTTCAGCTTTGATGCAGAACCGGAAAAGGAAAGGCGTCCACTGTGTCAAAGAGAAGAGAACTGAACCATAAGCAATCTGTTACGGCTGCGTTCACAAAATGTTGCGCAAATATGTGCAATAGATTAGATTAGTGTGGAAATGATCAGTCAcaagtaaaataaatgaaaacatgGAAATGTAAAGTAATGGATAAAATAGAAGTATCTTCATACGAAGgtgaaaacaaatgaaaatattttccgAGTTTTCGTTTTTCTAGAAACCATAGACAAACAAAAATTCAAGCCAACCAAGCCGTTTGTGtttgtgaataaaaaaaactgacaaGTCGAGTGTGGTGTGGAGACTGTTACGATTGTTAGGTTATAATAGCGTTGTTTTACGTGcgttgtgttgtgtgtttttattattataatttggtGGTAAAGTTAATTATTGTATATAAAATCATCAGTTATGGCGGACGAGGAATATGAGGCGGAAGATGCGGGTGCAGATTATGATGATATAGCGGAGGAAGACGATAATATTGAGGAGACGGAGGAGCAGGAAGAGGACGGTTATAATGTGCAGTGCCTGGCGCCTGGGCAAGCTGGAGGCGGCGTCGAGAAGTCAAAGCGGATCACTACACGCTATATGACTAAATACGAACGAGCTAGAGTACTTGGTAAATCCATATTATAATATCCTGTATTCGAAAAGAAATCCCCACGATAAAGCGTAGCTGTATGTTTTTTACACTGTATGTTTCTAGAATAATCTGTTACATTATGTGTATATTAAGCACACTTAATCAAGTTGTATTGAATGTCCTACATTACTTTTAACTCAATTTATAGGAAGTAACTCAATGGAAAACAATTAGAAGCTCAATGAACAATGGTTTTGTTTTCAGGCACAAGAGCGCTACAGATAGCGATGTGTGCACCTGTTATGGTGGAGTTAGAAGGAGAGACAGACCCACTGCAGATTGCTATGAAAGAGCTGAAACAACGCAAGATCCCCATCATCATCCGCCGTTACCTACCTGACCATTCATATGAAGACTGGAGTATAGACGAACTAATAATCATAGATCATTAAGTTTAAAAAACCCACAGCCTTATTCAactaaacaaaatacaaaatagtgGCCTTGAAACTATTCATcatacatattatgtatgtatcgtacatattttaaaaatagatcAACAATAGATTTTATTCAGATTATGCAATGTGTTTGTTGGAAGTTATGAGATATTTAATCATAGTTCAATCAAACTAGCTTGTTGTGTTCAGTATAATTATGACGATCTTCAGTGTAAAGTACACTAAACCTAATATAACATAgattttaagtaataaatattttaagttccTAACATGGtgttcttattttataccttCACTATGCATGGTATTTTCTGTtcctttgatatattttttaaattgtttagcTAGGTTTATGTTTTTGCCTAAACACTTATTTGTGAATGAATTAAACTTTATGTATGCTTCATAGCATAatctttatgtacttacatgcTGTGCGTTGTACCACTTTGGTTgtttttaaaactattattcTATTTTGTACTTTGTCTGCTTTGCGTACCTActcattgtaaataaatatttaaaagtaatatttagtaagtaatgttATATCATTGTGTTagtatgaaattattatttaatcttaAAAACTTTGTAGCCTTATTCCAGCATGATCATGACCAAAATTTATCATTTTTACTATTTACCCATTTAGTCACTACTTGGGAAGATTTTGTTAGTaccacttttaaaaaaaatacacgggTGTTTTAGTTTCCACAATGGGCAAACATTATTCCAGTGTCGACAATCTCAAAACTCTATAATTCCACCACCAACCTTTGATTGGATTACAGCTAGATTTTGTCGTGAATTTTTCAACCCTAATTGAAAAGTCTAGATTTCGTCGTGGCGCCGTTAAAAAGTTCTTAATGTTCTATCTATAAACctctgaaattatattttttttaaataaaaggttTGTGTTGACCATAACGTCACCTAATGCTAATGTGGAAATGTGCCCTAAGGTGGTGTACAAAATATTATTCAGATCagaggagttaaaaaggccacatcaaagcagttcatctaaaaagcaatattgcaattagacatttgcacatgtaaaagtgcgcaatgtcaattaatgtcaaatagcaatgaataaaaaaggaggaattgcaacaatgtggctTTTTAGACCCCTGTTAATAATTTCaatcaaaagtaaaattttgtttatttctgaaaaaaaacattattttcatcTATTCTGACATGCAGAAATTATACCGAATATATCCAGCACCAAAACCGAATATACAGCCGAATACCATATACCAAACGAATATTCGGCGCATCTttagttataatttaatttaattgacttCAATTTAGGGTAGAACAGTGCTCCTCAGATGCCGTCAGTACTTGGACTACTCTGTATGTAGTAGTGCTGACTTTAaaaattatagatagatagttcAAAACTATTGCCCCTGTTCTGTCTGTCTTGATTGTCCTTGCAACGACAAGAATCGATAGTTCTTGCAATAGCAACGTTACTATCTTTAGTGttgacacaccccggacacatcatacaaacaacctcgtttgacacagacaccacacatggacgttatcatacacgcgcatctgtgtgtgtgacatctgacgctaTACGATGCAAGTCTAAACTGTtcgagggggatgaggtaaaccttgggtaaacctagttcagccgctggtggggggcggagagttgccgttctatacgtattattattccttattctatggtattgaTCTCAATGAGCTATCGATAGCCTGtcgttatctttttttttcaatgacggactttccatgCGACGTTCACCAAAACCAATATAGATAGACGTTGTTCAGTGTTAACGTGATAAGTAATTACTAATTACCtaatttctcattactcgggtacataattattccaaaatacaaagtaatggcagaagcataattacataaaaataattgttacttgatatttggtgcacattatgtatagaattatgttgctacctatatcacttctctttattttgatcagaataataatgggcggaagatgtaattgtggctGGGcctaataaaaagggtcatcatttatgcccaaaaacaaagattaaatATAATGTcggttattcatgaaattagaagattaggTGAAGGTTAAGGTTgtgcgggcaatggagagagctatgctcggtatttccctgctcgatcgaatcagaaatgaagagatccgcaggagaactaaagtcaccgacatagctcggagaattgcaaagctgaagtggcagtgggcaggacacatagcgaggagaaccgatggccgatggggcggaaaggttctagaatggcgaccacgtgtcggacgacgctcagtgggtaggcccgctacaaggtggaccgacgatctggtgaaggtcgcgggaagccgctgaatgcgggcagcgcaggaccgatcgtcgtggagatccttgggggaggcctatgcccagcagtgggcgtcgtacggctgatgatgatgagaaggttaaacgaagaaaaaactgtacagtgccatctatattggttttgaggaacgtaccctGGGAAGTACCTCATTGTCGACAGTGAACTATTTATCGGCGACACTAGTACAGAGTTAGCCAGATAGCCTCTACCTACCCAGTCTGGCTTGCTTGGCTTATGATTACTGATTACGCGATTCATCGGGCACGATGTGTCGAAGGTATATTAAATGTAACGCAAAACTCcgatgtattatttattagatCGCCCAATCCTGACGCACACTGCAATAAGGCCTTCACTCTATGGGGGGAGGAAGGTCCACTCTATGCTCTGCGGAGAACGCGCGCCTCGTGTACCTGAAATATAAATCGATATAAGACTTGCGCACAAAAGTATATGTATGTACCGGAATAtaattggtattggtattggtattcgcgggccggtttccgcaactcgacgtctgtgcgcctattttgcgtgatacctgaaacggctggattactccagccagcctagttccccaaggaagtctaacagtcctttgacgttgctgaccacctcggggaggcaccccgtcaggcCGAGGTGCCTGGCCCGGTATACCGGAATATAAACATTTTGTTCTGCGCTCTGAAGGCTACTGGTTAGGTGCCCATCTTTATGCAACCCAAATAGTAATTTTACATCAATGGTGCTAGTCAGCCTGCGCCCACCATCTCTAACAACAGCAACATAAAGCTACGAATCTAGCAGCTGCCGGCTCCCAATACTTGCCAGCCTGGTGCTATTGATGGCGACAGTTGCTTTCTAATCCAAGAAACACCGTTGCTATCTCATCGTAACCGCAGCACTGCACCGGCCCTATACCGAACtccgtattttttaaatagtgtTATAATTTCCGTGCtataatggaaaaaaaatgaCGTTATAAAGGCCATATTACGCCGAAAGATGGCTGGCTAATTAGTAAGTAATCTGTGATATGTGGCCTTCttaacgtacctacctacttaattacaGATCCTATGAAGATCGggataatataaaatgttcagATACtgggataaataaataagaagaagTTACGAACGACGTAATTTTCTTACTTTATACCTACATTAGTAAAATGTATAGGTACGTAAAAACACAcatcataatattaaataacatttCCTGGCAGTCTGGTAAAAAAGCACTTTACGCTCGTCAACAACAGTTTAAATCGTGTACATTACGTAAATATCTGAGT
This genomic interval from Pectinophora gossypiella chromosome Z, ilPecGoss1.1, whole genome shotgun sequence contains the following:
- the LOC126380617 gene encoding DNA-directed RNA polymerases I, II, and III subunit RPABC2, which translates into the protein MADEEYEAEDAGADYDDIAEEDDNIEETEEQEEDGYNVQCLAPGQAGGGVEKSKRITTRYMTKYERARVLGTRALQIAMCAPVMVELEGETDPLQIAMKELKQRKIPIIIRRYLPDHSYEDWSIDELIIIDH